One window of the Carassius auratus strain Wakin chromosome 20, ASM336829v1, whole genome shotgun sequence genome contains the following:
- the otofa gene encoding otoferlin isoform X1, with protein MALVVYLKTVTELRGKGDRIAKVTFRGLSFFSRVLENCEDEARFEQAFRWPIGSQVDGDEMLEIQVFNYSKVFTNRLIGTFRMVLQKVVEEGHLEVSDTLIDDNNSAIRTSISIEIKYQTMDGSVKVWSDGEFLDIPDDCDGTFQFETDSLLSGRSQSSGTSPGRSIHGIPTFRKTGKGVFSAMKLGKTRISKDDHKKGDDAAILDAEDLDRKTMRLGGGLDPDTISLASVTAVTTNVSNKRSKPDIKMEPSSGRLVDYQISVTVIEARQLVGLNMDPVVCVEIGEEKKYTSMKESTNCPYYNEYFVFDFHVPPDVMFDKILKISVIHSKNLLRSGTLVGTFKLDVGTVYSQAEHQFHHKWAMLSDPDDITAGCKGYVKCDIAVVGKGDNIKTPHKANETDEDDIEGNLLLPEGVPSERQWARFYVKIYRAEGLPKMNTSIMANVKKAFIGENRDLVDPYVLVQFAGQKGKTSVQKSSYEPIWNEQVIFTEMFPPLCRRLKVQIRDSDKVNDVAIGTHFIDLRKIANDGDKGFLPTMGPAWVNMYGSTRNYTLMDEHQDLNEGLGEGVSFRARLLISIAVEILDTSSAEIMSSTEVQIEPVSNMSESATGKMEEFFLFGSFLEATMIDRKIGDKAISFEVTIGNYGNQIDGVSKPASAKKKKEGGGESEEEETELIHNSSDEEGEDDGDLTSVPSTPPMKPVITDRNYFHLPYFEKKPCIYIKSWWQDQRRRLYNSNIMDKIADKLEEGLNDVQEIIKTEKAYPERRLRGVLEELSTSCSRFVTLANKDQNLSGRTKLDKERLKSCMRELESMAQQAKTIRSQVKRNTVRDKLKLVLNFLHRLRFLADEPQHSIPDVFIWMISNNKRIAYARIPSKDILYSIVDEEMGKDCGKVKAVFLRLPGKKGFGPAGWTVQAKLEMYLWLGLNKQRRDFLSGLPSGYEENKATKGTGIQAVPPISLVYNMKQVFQLRAHMYQARSLFAADTSGLSDPFARVFFSTHSQVTEVLSETLCPTWDQLLVFDNVELYGEAGELRDDPPIIVIELYDQDTVGKAEFIGRTFAKPLTKMVDEHYGPPRFPPQLEYYQIYRGNCAAGDLLAAFELLQIPYDDEEIRRALIAVHDFAVPQIKIGPAGRAALPPIDGPTDSDRGPILPVPLGIRPVLSRYRIEVLFWGLRDLKRINLAQVDRPRVDIECAGKGVQSALIQNYKKNPNFSTLVKWFEVDLPENELLHPPLNIRVVDCRAFGRYTLVGSHAVTSLRKFIYSPPDKTANNWAHTARLANGYMALTNGTSHSRPHSRPISHPSGEIVVNMDPEPHIKKMDTVVKMDATTDAVVKVDLNEDEKEKEKKKKKKKKGEEVDEEEPDESMLDWWSKYFASIETMMENLRAQEAALAEAEEREDLEIAAESAEIKADDFPMKGTKPKEKSKDKKSSKDKKKNHDGTDKRPPKPKVDELMVYNKELESEFGSFEDWLHTFNLFRGKAGDDIDHNVVDDDRIVGRFKGSLCMYKLPLSEEIIRDAGFDPNMGMFQSIPHNDPINVLIRIYIIRATDLHPADINGKADPYIVIRLGKSEIRDKENYISKQLNPVFGKSFDIEATFPMESMLTVAVYDWDLVGTDDLIGETKIDLENRYYSKHRATCGIASNYSVHGYNVWRDPQKPTQILAKLCKEAKLDGPNYGPGGKVKVANRIFLGPTEIEDESGLKKQTEEHLALTVLRHWEEIPRVGCKLIPEHVETRPLLNPDKPGIEQGRIEMWVDMFPMDVPAPGPAIDISPRKPKRYELRVIIWNTDEVILEDDDYFTGEKSSDIFVRGWLKGQQEDKQDTDVHYHSLTGEGNFNWRFVFPFDYLMAEEKIVISKKESMFSWDETEYKIPARLTLQVWDADHFSADDFLGAIELDLNKFPRGAKTAKQCSLNMVLKEHELPTISIFKQKRVKGWWPFVARDENDEFELTGKVEAELHLLTAEEAEKNPVGLGRNEPEPLEKPNRPDTTFLWFLSPLKAIRYLICNRYKWLIIKIVLALLLLIMVGLFLYSMPGYLVKKLLGA; from the exons GACAGGAAAAGGAGTGTTTTCAGCCATGAAACTGGGAAAGACACGCATCTCTAAAGATGACCACAAAAAAGGAG ATGACGCTGCCATTTTGGATGCAGAAGATCTTGATCGAAAGACCATGCGTCTGGGCGGTGGGCTCGACCCTGATACCATCTCACTGGCCTCTGTCACTGCAGTAACCACGAACGTCTCCAACAAAAG ATCAAAGCCTGACATTAAGATGGAGCCCAGTTCAGGGCGTCTTGTGGATTATCAG ATCAGCGTAACAGTAATCGAGGCCCGTCAGTTGGTTGGTTTGAACATGGATCCTGTGGTTTGTGTGGAAATTGGCGAGGAGAAGAAGTATACATCGATGAAGGAGTCCACAAACTGCCCCTACTACAATGAG TACTTTGTCTTTGACTTCCATGTGCCTCCAGATGTCATGTTTGACAAGATCCTGAAGATTTCG GTTATACATTCTAAAAACCTTCTACGAAGCGGTACTCTGGTGGGCACCTTCAAACTAGATGTGGGAACTGTTTACTCACAAGCTG AGCATCAGTTCCACCACAAATGGGCAATGCTGTCGGACCCTGATGACATCACAGCCGGCTGCAAAGGTTACGTTAAGTGTGACATTGCAGTCGTAGGAAAAGGAGACAACATCAAGACACCGCACAAGGCCAATGAAACAGATGAGGATGACATAGAGGG GAATCTTCTTTTGCCGGAGGGTGTTCCATCAGAGAGACAATGGGCTCGGTTTTATGTTAAGATTTACAGAGCTGAGGGACTACCAAAAATGAACACCAGCATCATGGCCAATGTGAAAAAAGCATTTATCGGGGAGAACAGGGATCTTGTGGACCCTTATGTCCTGGTGCAATTTGCAGGGCAGAAG GGTAAAACGTCAGTTCAGAAGAGCAGCTACGAGCCCATCTGGAATGAGCAAGTAATCTTCACCGAGATGTTCCCACCTTTGTGTAGGCGACTGAAAGTTCAGATCCGTGATTCAGACAAGGTGAATGATGTTGCCATAGGAACCCATTTCATTGATCTACGAAAGATCGCAAACGATGGAGACAAAG GGTTCCTACCTACTATGGGCCCAGCCTGGGTGAATATGTATGGTTCTACCCGTAACTACACCCTGATGGATGAGCACCAGGACCTAAATGAGGGGCTGGGGGAAGGTGTGTCTTTTAGGGCACGCCTCCTCATTAGTATCGCAGTGGAGATCCTGGACACCTCCTCTGCAGAAATAATGAGCTCTACTGAGGTACAAATAGAGCCGGTGTCCAACATGTCAGAG AGTGCCACGGGGAAGATGGAGGAATTTTTCCTTTTTGGATCGTTCTTGGAGGCCACAATGATAGACAGAAAAATTGGAGATAAAGCCATCAGCTTTGAAGTCACTATCG GTAACTATGGTAACCAGATTGATGGAGTGAGCAAGCCTGCATCagcaaagaagaagaaagaggGTGGAGGGGAGAGTGAAGAAGAGGAGACTGAGCTCATCCATAACTCCAGCGATGAAGAGGGAGAGGATGATGGAGATTTGACATCTGTGCCGTCCACCCCTCCTATGAAACCAGTTATAACTGACAG GAATTACTTCCACTTGCCTTACTTTGAAAAGAAACCCTGCATTTACATCAAGAGCTGGTGGCAAGATCAGAGGAGACGGCTCTACAACTCCAATATAATGGACAAGATTGCAGATAAACTG GAGGAAGGTCTGAATGATGTTCAAGAAATCATAAAAACAGAGAAAGCATATCCAGAACGCAGACTTCGAGGAGTTTTAGAGGAGCTTAGCACAAGTTGCAG TCGATTTGTTACACTGGCAAACAAAGATCAGAATCTATCCGGAAGAACCAAGCTGGACAAAGAGAGGCTCAAGTCCTGCATGAGAGAGTTG GAGAGTATGGCTCAGCAGGCGAAGACTATCCGCTCACAGGTGAAGAGAAACACAGTTCGAGACAAACTCAAGCTAGTGTTGAATTTCCTTCACAGGCTTCGTTTCCTGGCAGATGAG CCCCAGCACAGCATCCCTGATGTGTTCATATGGATGATTAGCAACAACAAACGCATAGCGTACGCCCGCATTCCCTCCAAAGACATCCTCTACTCAATTGTTGACGAAGAGATGGGAAAGGACTGTGGGAAAGTTaaagctgtttttctcagg CTGCCTGGAAAGAAAGGCTTTGGGCCTGCTGGCTGGACAGTTCAGGCTAAACTGGAGATGTATTTGTGGCTGGGCTTGAACAAACAGAGGAGGGACTTCTTGAGTGGCCTCCCTAGCGGCTATGAAGAAAACAAGGCTACTAAGGGAACCGGCATTCAAGCTGTTCCTCCCATCAGCCTGGTTTATAACA TGAAGCAGGTGTTTCAGCTGAGGGCCCACATGTATCAGGCTCGCAGTCTGTTTGCTGCTGACACTAGCGGCCTGTCTGACCCTTTTGCAAGGGTTTTCTTCTCCACCCACAGCCAGGTGACAGAG GTCCTCAGTGAGACTCTTTGTCCTACATGGGATCAGTTGCTTGTGTTTGATAATGTTGAACTCTACGGTGAGGCTGGGGAACTCCGTGATGATCCACCAATCATTGTCATTGAACTGTATGACCAAGACACTGTG GGGAAAGCTGAGTTCATTGGGCGAACATTTGCAAAGCCACTAACTAAGATGGTTGATGAACACTACGGGCCGCCACGGTTTCCCCCTCAGCTGGAGTACTACCAGATCTACAGAGGAAACTGCGCTGCAGGAGATCTGTTGGCTGCTTTTGAGCTCCTGCAG ATTCCTTATGATGATGAGGAGATCAGGAGGGCCCTTATTGCTGTCCATGACTTTGCTGTACCTCAGATCAAG ATTGGTCCAGCAGGGCGGGCAGCTCTTCCTCCAATTGATGGGCCGACTGATTCTGACCGTGGACCCATTCTTCCTGTTCCATTGGGCATACGACCAGTTCTCAGCAGATATCGTATAGAG GTCCTGTTCTGGGGTCTGAGGGACCTTAAAAGAATCAATCTGGCTCAGGTGGACAGGCCTCGTGTGGACATCGAGTGTGCAGGGAAAGGAGTTCAGTCCGCCCTCATTCAGAACTACAAGAAGAATCCTAACTTCAGCACGTTAGTGAAGTGGTTTGAAGTG GATCTGCCAGAAAATGAGCTTCTTCATCCACCACTCAATATTCGGGTGGTGGACTGCAGGGCATTCGGACGCTACACCTTGGTGGGGTCTCATGCCGTGACCAGCCTTCGCAAGTTCATCTACAGCCCCCCAGACAAGACTGCTAACAACTGGGCTCACACCG CTAGACTGGCCAATGGCTACATGGCTCTCACGAATGGGACATCTCATTCCCGCCCCCACTCCCGTCCCATTTCTCATCCCTCAGGTGAAATTGTGGTCAACATGGACCCTGAACCCCACATTAAGAAGATGGACACAGTTGTCAAGATGGATGCT ACCACCGATGCTGTTGTTAAAGTAGACTTG AATGAGGatgagaaggagaaagagaaaaagaaaaagaagaaaaagaaaggcgAAGAAGTGGACGAGGAGGAGCCGGATGAGAGCATGTTGGACTGGTGGTCCAAATACTTTGCCTCAATAGAGACTATGATGGAG AATCTCAGAGCCCAGGAGGCTGCTCTGGCAGAGGCAGAGGAAAGAGAAGATTTGGAGATAGCAGCAGAGAGTGCAG AGATCAAAGCTGATGACTTTCCTATGAAAGGCACCAAACCCAAGGAGAAGAGCAAAGACAAGAAGAGCTCCAAGGACAAAAAGAAGAACCACGATGGCACAGATAAACGACCTCCAAAACCAAAAGTTGATGAACTCATG GTGTACAATAAAGAGCTGGAGAGTGAGTTTGGTAGCTTTGAGGACTGGCTCCACACCTTCAACCTGTTTAGAGGAAAGGCTGGAGATGACATTGACCACAATGTGGTTGATGATGACAGGATTGTGGGCAGATTCAAG GGCTCCCTCTGTATGTATAAACTCCCACTGTCTGAGGAGATCATCAGGGACGCAGGATTTGACCCAAACATGGGCATGTTCCAAAGTATTCCTCACAATGACCCTATCAATGTTCTCATAAGGATTTATATCATTAGA GCCACAGATCTGCATCCCGCGGATATAAATGGTAAAGCAGATCCTTATATAGTCATTCGATTGGGAAAGTCAGAGATTCGGGACAAGGAGAACTACATATCCAAGCAACTAAATCCTGTCTTTGGAAA ATCGTTCGACATAGAGGCTACGTTCCCAATGGAGTCCATGCTGACGGTTGCAGTATATGACTGGGATTTGGTTGGAACTGACGACCTGATTGGTGAGACTAAGATCGATTTGGAGAACCGATACTACAGCAAACACAGAGCCACATGTGGCATTGCATCCAACTACTCTGT CCATGGTTACAATGTATGGCGTGACCCTCAGAAGCCAACCCAGATCCTTGCTAAGTTGTGCAAAGAAGCTAAACTGGATGGACCCAATTATGGACCTGGTGGGAAGGTCAAAGTTGCAAACCGCATCTTTCTTGGGCCAACAGAAATTGAAGATGAGAGCG GTCTGAAGAAGCAGACTGAAGAACACTTGGCTCTTACGGTTCTTAGGCATTGGGAAGAGATCCCACGTGTTGGTTGCAAACTCATCCCTGAGCATGTGGAGACCAGACCGCTCCTCAACCCAGACAAGCCAGGCATAGAGCAG GGAAGGATTGAAATGTGGGTGGACATGTTTCCTATGGATGTACCAGCACCAGGACCAGCCATTGACATATCACCACGCAAACCAAAGAG ATATGAGCTCAGGGTGATAATATGGAATACTGACGAGGTAATTCTGGAAGACGATGATTACTTCACAGGGGAAAAGTCCAGTGACATTTTTGTGAGGGG TTGGCTAAAAGGACAGCAGGAGGACAAACAGGACACAGATGTGCATTATCACTCTCTAACTGGGGAAGGAAACTTCAACTGGCGCTTTGTTTTCCCTTTTGACTATCTCATGGCTGAGGAGAAGATAGTCATCTCTAAGAAGGAATCCATGTTTTCCTGGGATGAGACCGAGTACAAGATTCCTGCTCGACTCACCCTTCAAGTATGGGATGCTGACCATTTCTCCGCAGATGACTTCCTGG GTGCGATTGAGCTGGACTTGAATAAGTTTCCCCGTGGGGCAAAAACAGCTAAGCAGTGCTCTCTCAACATGGTTCTCAAAGAGCATGAGCTGCCAACCATCTCCATCTTCAAACAGAAAAGAGTGAAGGGCTGGTGGCCATTTGTGGCCCGGGATGAGAATGATGAATTTGAGCTCACA GGGAAAGTGGAGGCAGAGCTCCATCTGTTGACAGCGGAGGAGGCAGAGAAAAATCCAGTCGGCCTTGGGCGGAATGAACCTGAACCACTTGAGAAACCAAA CCGTCCTGACACCACCTTCCTGTGGTTTTTGAGTCCGCTGAAGGCCATCCGCTACCTGATATGCAACCGCTACAAATGGCTCATCATCAAGATCGTCTTGGCTCTGCTGCTGCTGATCATGGTGGGCCTGTTTCTCTACAGCATGCCAGGCTATCTGGTCAAGAAGCTGCTCGGGGCCTAA